A stretch of Arachis hypogaea cultivar Tifrunner chromosome 15, arahy.Tifrunner.gnm2.J5K5, whole genome shotgun sequence DNA encodes these proteins:
- the LOC112748141 gene encoding serine/threonine-protein phosphatase 7 long form homolog, giving the protein MAKRNKIKDVDRPKLHIMHYLSLPDYKLRMLTCDHPIPPDRYNDRVENHLRVTEFYHASQIGVVQNQKALVNALIERWHPNTHTFHLPIGECAVTLEDVALILGLPTDGLPVTGMTMSSFSALEAECLLQFGVAPRKSECRGCCIKLTWLRELKENIQLTDELSIQSIGHYSWGSACLAHLYRGLCRASRYNCKEIDGPITLLLGWAWIRLPYLSPLPREPHSFPLANRWRNWERGDRRYRYLNLAHFRKAFDELQEGQFMWVAYAVDHVDPNIIPPEIYMQSVVWSATVPLVSFECIEWHATDRYRRQFGLVQGEPQQEQNLEKAHGEVLTGPKNLN; this is encoded by the exons atggcaaaaagaaataaaattaaagatgttgATCGACCTAAGCTTCACATTATGCACTATCTCAGTTTGCCAGATTAT aaattaagaatgttgACCTGTGACCATCCAATTCCGCCGGATCGGTACAACGATCGGGTGGAGAACCATTTACGAGTCACTGAATTCTATCATGCATCTCAAATTGGTGTCGTACAAAATCAGAAAGCACTCGTGAATGCTCTAATAGAACGGTGGCACCCAAATACACATACGTTTCACCTTCCAATTGGTGAGTGTGCCGTAACTCTTGAAGACGTGGCTCTAATTCTTGGTCTCCCGACGGATGGTCTTCCAGTTACTGGGATGACAATGAGTAGTTTCTCAGCGTTGGAGGCAGAATGTTTGCTTCAATTTGGCGTGGCACCGCGTAAGTCGGAGTGTAGAGGATGCTGCATCAAACTGACTTGGCTTCGGGAACTAAAAGAAAACATTCAGTTGACTGATGAATTAAGTATACAGAG TATTGGACACTATAGCTGGGGTTCGGCATGCCTAGCACACCTCTACAGGGGGTTATGCAGGGCATCTCGTTATAACTGTAAGGAAATAGATGGTCCAATAACACTTCTGCTCGGTTGGGCTTGGATCCGACTTCCATATCTATCCCCGCTCCCCAGAGAACCCCACAGTTTTCCACTAGCCAACAG gtggcgtaactgggagcgTGGTGACCGAAGATATAGATATTTGAATCTAGCTCACTTTAGGAAGGCCTTTGATGAACTGCAGGAAGGCCAG TTTATGTGGGTTGCATATGCTGTGGATCACGTGGATCCAAACATAATTCCTCCTGAGATCTATATGCAGTCGGTTGTGTGGTCCGCTACTGTTCCGTTGGTGTCATTTGAATGTATCGAGTGGCATGCTACCGATAGGTATAGGCGACAGTTCGGTTTAGTTCAGGGAGAACCTCAGCAGGAGCAGAATCTGGAAAAGGCGCATGGAGAAGTCCTGACTGGTCCTAAGAATCTTAACTAG